In Microbacterium foliorum, the following proteins share a genomic window:
- a CDS encoding ribbon-helix-helix domain-containing protein — MTNAKVSLSLSEGDIAFLDLETLSGRYASRSAAVQDAVRLLRESRLADAYAEAFADGYDDEWDAADTDGLASA; from the coding sequence ATGACGAACGCCAAAGTGAGTCTGAGTCTGAGCGAAGGAGATATCGCGTTCCTCGACCTGGAGACACTGAGCGGTAGGTACGCCTCTCGCTCGGCCGCGGTCCAGGATGCTGTTCGGCTCCTGCGCGAGAGTCGACTCGCCGATGCTTATGCAGAAGCCTTCGCCGACGGGTACGACGACGAGTGGGACGCCGCTGACACCGATGGGCTCGCGTCCGCATGA
- a CDS encoding type II toxin-antitoxin system PemK/MazF family toxin — MTDPSIPLLRRGQIVLVSFDPVIGSETSKTRPAVLVSNNAANAVAMRSPRATVTVVPVTSNIVRLWPFQVLLPADATGLAQDSKAQAEQVRTVAVTRIVRPIGWVPADLVAAIDDALRLHLSL; from the coding sequence ATGACGGATCCATCCATCCCCCTCTTGCGACGGGGGCAGATCGTCCTCGTGTCCTTCGATCCGGTGATCGGATCCGAAACGAGCAAGACCAGACCGGCGGTGCTCGTGAGCAACAACGCCGCGAACGCTGTGGCCATGCGGTCACCGCGCGCAACCGTGACCGTCGTGCCCGTCACGTCCAACATCGTCCGGCTATGGCCGTTCCAGGTGCTTCTACCCGCCGATGCGACCGGTCTCGCGCAGGATTCGAAGGCGCAGGCGGAGCAGGTGCGCACCGTCGCCGTCACCAGGATCGTGCGCCCGATCGGCTGGGTGCCGGCCGATCTCGTCGCCGCGATCGATGATGCCCTTCGACTGCATCTCTCGCTCTGA
- a CDS encoding ECF transporter S component: MQNRPRTGRRSRFRVPTAILLTCAALGVAGAALLAPANWISTVLFPGLPFVSVGLAGLWLLPSVIALRLLRRPLVGLLVGLLTGLVIVPFSGYGFSSVATNLWWAAFTELPFLFVLWRYWGTWLHYLGAAIVGVVYPVLAWASFNLGSFELPLQITFFAVTLASCLGATALGILIADRLRRAGVGARLPR, encoded by the coding sequence ATGCAGAATCGACCCCGCACCGGCCGACGCTCGCGCTTCCGCGTCCCGACGGCGATCCTCCTGACGTGTGCCGCGCTGGGCGTCGCCGGTGCGGCGCTGCTGGCCCCGGCGAACTGGATCTCGACGGTCCTCTTCCCGGGTCTCCCCTTCGTCAGCGTCGGGTTGGCCGGTCTGTGGCTGCTTCCCTCGGTCATCGCCCTGCGCCTGCTGCGCCGCCCCCTCGTGGGTCTGCTGGTGGGCCTGCTGACAGGGCTCGTCATCGTGCCGTTCTCGGGATACGGCTTCAGCAGCGTGGCCACCAACCTGTGGTGGGCGGCGTTCACCGAACTGCCGTTCCTCTTCGTGCTGTGGCGCTACTGGGGAACCTGGCTGCACTACCTCGGCGCCGCGATCGTCGGCGTCGTCTACCCGGTGCTCGCGTGGGCGTCGTTCAACCTCGGCAGCTTCGAGCTCCCCTTGCAGATCACGTTCTTCGCCGTCACCCTCGCCAGCTGCCTCGGAGCCACCGCCCTCGGCATCCTGATCGCCGACCGGCTGCGGAGGGCCGGCGTCGGAGCACGCCTGCCGCGCTGA